The sequence GACTTGGTGATGCCAGTGCTGGACGGCTTCGAGATGACGCGGCGCATTCGGCAGTCCCCGGAATTGAAAGATGTGGTTATTATTGTTTCCTCCGCTAGCGTGTTTAAAAGCGACCAGTCCAAGAGTTTAGAAGCTGGTGGCAACGATTTCATCCCCAAGCCAGTGCAAGTAGATGAACTACTCCACAAGTTACAAAAATATTTGGAACTGGAGTGGATTTACGAGGAAATGCGGACGCCAAAACCAGCCGAAGAAAGCCAAGATAGAAAGGTTACACTTCCTAAGTCTCAAATTCAAAATGGTAAATGGGTTACTCCACCTCCAGAGGAAATTGAGCTTTTGTTCGATCTAGCTATGAGAGGAAATCTCAAGGGTATTGTTAGGCAAACTACCAAGTTAGAGCAGATGGACGAAAAATGTGTCCCGTTTGCGACACATTTGCGTCAACTTGCCAACAATTTTCAGGAAAAAGAGATTCTGGAGTTCATTAGTCAATATAGGTTTGAACAAAATGAGCATTGAATCTACCCCAAAAGCTGTCCTGTTAATTGTCGATGACACCCCAGCTAATTTAGGGGTACTCTCCGATTTTCTGGATGAGGCTGGATTTGAAGTATTAGTGGCAAGAGATGGGGAAAGTGCTATCCAAAAGGTGCAATATGCCAAACCCGATATTATCTTATTAGATGTGATGATGCCTGGAATTGACGGATTTGAAACCTGCCATCGGCTAAAGGCAGACCCGTCAACTGAAGATATCCCTATAATTTTTATGACAGCCCTTTCCGACACAGTGGATAAAGTCAAAGGTTTGAATTTGGGGGCAGTAGATTATATCACCAAGCCGTTTCAGCAAGAGGAGGTTTTAGCCCGCGTCAAAGCTCAGTTAAAACTGCACAATTTAACTAAAATAATTGAACAACAAAATCTACTTCTAAAACGCGAAGTTGAAGACCGTGTTGCCGCTGAAATTGCGTTAAAAAAGCTGACACAGGAATTAGAAAAACAGGTAGAGGAACGGACGGCTGAACTTAGACAAGCCCTAGAAAATTTACAACAAACTCAAGTTTATCTGGTGCAGAAAGAAAAAATGTCTAGTCTCGGTCAATTGGTTGCCGGTGTCGCCCACGAAATTAATAATCCTGTCAGCTTTATTGCTGGCAATATTAGCCACGCTGAAACATACATTCAAGACCTGATCGATTACTTAAAACTTTATCAAGAAAAATTTCCCAATCCAGGGGCAGAAATTGAGGCTCGTGCAGAAGAGATCGAGTTAGATTATTTGATAGAAGATCTGCTTAAGCTAATTTCATCAATGAAAACGGGAACGGAGCGCATCAACCAGATTAGTGTTTCTTTAAGAACATTTTCGCGAGCCGATATTTCATCTAAAGTGG comes from Argonema galeatum A003/A1 and encodes:
- a CDS encoding response regulator encodes the protein MSIESTPKAVLLIVDDTPANLGVLSDFLDEAGFEVLVARDGESAIQKVQYAKPDIILLDVMMPGIDGFETCHRLKADPSTEDIPIIFMTALSDTVDKVKGLNLGAVDYITKPFQQEEVLARVKAQLKLHNLTKIIEQQNLLLKREVEDRVAAEIALKKLTQELEKQVEERTAELRQALENLQQTQVYLVQKEKMSSLGQLVAGVAHEINNPVSFIAGNISHAETYIQDLIDYLKLYQEKFPNPGAEIEARAEEIELDYLIEDLLKLISSMKTGTERINQISVSLRTFSRADISSKVAVNIHEGIDSTLLILKHRLKAHDKCPSIEIIKEYGELPLVECYAGQLNQVFMNIIANGIDAFEEYNQGNSYEDKKNRSNTITIRTEVSKSKDRVMIAIEDNGIGMSAEVKERIFEPLFTTKAVGKGTGLGLSISHQIVVEKHGGEMTCISAPGKGTEFVITLPIKK